The Chloroflexota bacterium nucleotide sequence AGCCGAAGCTCGGCGAGCACGGCACGCCACTCTTCCGCCGGCTCGTCGGCAGCCCCGTTGACGACGCCCAGCAGGACCCGGCAGCGCTCCACGTGGCGCAGGAACTCGTGACCCAGGCCGTATCCCCGGTGCGCGCCTTCGATGAGCCCCGGGACGTCGGCGATGACCGCCGAGCGCTCGCCGTCGGGGCCCGACTCCACCGAGATCACGCCCAGATTCGGGGAAGTGGTAGTGAACGGGTAGGAGCCGACCTCGGGCCGGGCTGCGGTCAAGGCCGCCAACAGGGTCGACTTGCCGGCGTTGGGGGCACCGACCAGCCCGATCTCGGCGATGAGCTTCAGCTCGAGCTCTAGCCAGCCCTCCTCGCCAGGGTCGCCGCGCTCGTAGTGGCGGGGCGCCTGGTGAGTGGATGTTACGAAATGGACGTTTCCCCGACCGCCTCGGCCACCGCGGGCCACGACCAACCGGTCGCCAGCTGCGAGCACCTCCCCCAGCACGTCGCCGTCAGGGTCGCGGCGGACAACCGTCCCGGGCGGCACCCTGAGCACGGCATCGGTGCCGTCGCGGCCGTGCGCCCGCCGCCGCGCGCCACGCCCCCCGCTGGTGGCCTTCACGTGTGGGGAGTGACGGTAGGCACCGAGGGACGTGAGGCCGGCCTCCGCCGTCAGAATGACCGATCCCCCGCGCCCGCCGTCGCCGCCGTCGGGGCCGCCGCGCGGCACGTGTGCCTCGCGCCGCATGGACGGTGAGCCGTCGCCTCCCGAACCGGCGGTTACGTGGATGCGGACGCGATCCGCGAACATCGTGCCCCGATCATATGGAGCGAACGGGCCAGGGGCCGATCTCGTCTACAGGTAGCGGAGCGGGTTGACCTGGACGCCGTTGACGATGACCACGAAGTGGACGTGGGGTCCGGTGCAGATGCCGGTGCACCCCACGGTCGCGATCTGCTCACCCCGGATCACGCCCTGTCCCGCGCTGACCAGGACCGCACCGAGGTGGTTGTAGCCGGTCACGCGGCCATCGGAATGCTGAATGGTGACGACCAGGCCGCCACCGTTGTTCTGCCAGCCCGCGGAAACCACGGTGCCGGTATCGGCGGCGAGGACCGCCCCGCCGTAGGCGTGGGCGATGTCGACGGCCTGGTGACCGCCCCAGAAGTACTGCGACACATATCCGCCCGGCACGGGCCAGGTCAGCGAGCCGTCACCGTCCACGTAGCCCGTGGGACCGGCCCACGGCAGCGAGGTCCCCGCCGACCCCGACCGGACGGGAGGCGGCGCCGGCAGCGGGATGGCGGCCACCGGCTCGGGGGCCGGAGTGGAAAGGACGCGGGTGCCATCCGTGACATCCACGGCCTCCGCCCCGGTCGGCGGCTGAAGTTCGATGGTGATCTGCCCGTCCTGGACGGCCGCCATCTGCTCCGAGACGGCTCCGCGCGCCGGGACCACCACCCGAATCGTGGTCAAATCCGGGGTCAGCGCGCCTTGGGCGCTCAAGGCTCCCAGCGTGCCACTACCCACCACCAGCACCACCACCAGCAGGTGGAGGACGCCGCGGGCCAGGAACGCACGAATGGCGCGAATCCGGCGGCGCACCGGCCGGGTCGGTTCAACCAATAGCGCTGGCTCCTGCGCGTGTTCCCAATGAACAACTCGACGCCAGGGAGCGATCCTGGCGGACCGCAGGGGCATGGAGAACGGCGTCGTGCCGGCCGATCCTAGCAAGCGGATCAAAGGCGGGTCAACCCTTACGACGGTCCGGTGTCGAGCTGCAACGCCGGCGCCCCGAGATCGGAGAGGACGGCGTTGCCCACCTGCACCGTAATCCATGCCACCGCCCGGACTCCCGACGGCGGATCCGGCAGCCGAAGCTCGAGGTCCACCGACTCGCCCGGCGCCAGCGCCGGGACCTCGACATCAAGCGGCGCCAGTCGCGGTGGTCGGGCCAGATACGGTTCGGCCGTGGGAGCCCATCCGGCGAGCAGCTGCACGCCGACGGGCCATGGATCGGAGCCGGTGTTGGTGACGCGGATGCCCGCCCGTGCGAGGTCGCCCACGACCGTCGGCCAGTACATCGGTCCCTCACCGGGCTCAACCTCGGGCGGCAGCCCCGCCGAGCCACCCGGAGCCAGCAAGTCCAAGCGGACCGCGAGGAAACGATCCGCGAACCACGCGGTGAGCGCGTCGACCAGGGCCCCTGCGATCGCCTCCTGGGCGTCCCGGGTGGCCAACAGGTCGGCCTCGGCGGCCAGCGACATCGACCCGACCTCGGCCAGCACGCCCGGCATCAGGATGCCGCGCCGCGGCTCCCGCGGATCGCCGGTCTCGGTCGCCGGGGCGATGACGTAGTAGTTCACCGCGTCGATCCCGCGGTCCTGCCGGACGTAGGGGGCCACCCCACTCAGGGCCGTCACGACCTCCTCCTGGACCAGGGTCGCCAGGCGCTGGGAAAGGGGGACGCCCCACGGCGTCTCATCGGTCCAGAACGTCTCGGTGGCCGCAATCTCGAGCACGACCCCGTCCTGGGTCAAGGAGTTGATGTGAATGCTGAGCAGGACGTCAGCGCGCGCCAGGTTGACGAGGTCGATGTGAGCCGCCAGCTCGTCCCGGGTGCGGGTCCCCTCGGGAAACAGGGAGCCGAACCCGGCATACCCGTCGCCGTTGACGTCGCTGAACGCCTCGCCGTGGCAGCCGAGGTCGGGATACAGGTCGCCAGCCAGGGCCACGTCGGCCTGGCGGGTCATGACCACCGTGACGCCCTCCGCCTCCAGCTGGTCGCGAAGCGCCAACGAGATCGCCAGCGTCAATGCCTTCTCGGAGCGCTCCACCCGGTTGTCGTACGGATTCGGCACGCCCCAGTCCAGGCAACCCCCATGACCGGGATCGATGGCCACCACGATCGCCGCCGGGTTGGGGCCGTAGATGCGGCTGTCAGATCCCGGAGCCGGGACCACCCGGCCGAAGATGGTGCCGGGCTCCGGCACGGCCGAGGGACTCGCTGACGGCCCAGGCGCGGAAGCCGGTAGGCTCGCCGAACTTGGGGCGCAGGCCGCCAGGACCAGGACCAGGCCGGCAGCGAGGGTTGTGGATGCCCGGAGGTGGGAGTCCCGGAGGCCGCTAAGCGGCCTCATCGGCCCTCGGAAGCCTCGACGCTCTTGGAGAGGGAGACCAGGAACTCGGAGTTGTTCTTCGTCTTGCCCAAACGCTGCATGAGCAGCTCGATCCCCTCGTTGGGGCCGACCGCGCTCAGCATGCGGCGCATGGTCCAGATCATCTTCAGCGTGTTCTCGTCCAGGAGCAGCTCCTCGCGGCGGGTGCCGGAGCGCAGAACGTCGAGGGCCGGGAAGATCCGCTTCTCGCTCAGCTTGCGGTCGAGCACGAGCTCCATGTTGCCGGTCCCCTTGAACTCCTCGTAGATGACGTCGTCCATCCGCGAACCGGTGTCCACCAGGCAGGTGGCGATGACGGTCAGGCTGCCGCCGCCTTCGATGTTCCGCGCCGCACCGAAGAAGCGCTTGGGCGGGTACAGCGCCGCCGGGTCCACGCCACCCGACAGGGTCTTGCCCGATGCCGGCAGGGCCAGGTTGTAGGCACGGGCCAGGCGAGTGATCGAGTCGAGCAGGATAATCACGTCGCGCCCGGTCTCCACCTGCCGCTTGGCGATCTCCAGGGTCATCTCCGCCACACGGGTGTGGTTCTCGGTCGGCTCGTCGAAGGTGGAGGCGTAGATCTCGCCCTGCACCGAGCGCTGCATGTCGGTGACTTCCTCGGGCCGTTCGCCGATGAGGGCGACCATGAGCAGCGCGTCGGGATGGTTGTCGGTAATGCCGTGCGCAATGTTCTTGAGCACCGTCGTTTTGCCGGCCTTGGCAGGCGACAGGATCAGGCCGCGCTGGCCCTTGCCGATGGGGGCGATCAGGTTGATCAGCCGCTGGGTGAGGTTCTTCTGGTCGGTCTCCAGGTTGAACATCTCATCGGGGAAGACCGGCACCAGCGAGTCGAAGTTCGGCCGCCGGCGGGCGAGCTCGGGATCGATCTCGTTGACCGTGTCGACCCGCGCCAGGCCCCAGTACTTCTCCTGGTCCTTAGGGGCGCGGCTGAGCCCCACAACCCGGTCGCCGGTGCGCAGGCCGAAACGACGGACGATGCTCGATGACACGTAGATGTCATCCGGCGAGGGCATGACGCCGTGGCGGCGCAGGAAGGCAAAGCCTTCGTCCACGATCTCGAGGATGCCGGACACCTCGCCGGCCACGACCTCCTCGCGGTGCGTGGCCTGGGCCAGCGGTACCGCGTCAAGGAGCTTCAGCACCAGGTCCGAGTGCTCGAGGCCATCGGCTTCGATGCCGTATTCGGTGGCCAGCTCGCGGAGCTCGTCGACCGACTTCTCCTGCAGCTCCCCGAGGGTCAGGGCCGGCTCTTCGTCGGCGCCCTGCGGGTAGCCACCCGCATAGACCGATGCATAGCCGGGGCCGAAATCGCGCCGGCGCTGGAAGTTTCCGCGCGGTGCGCCGCCGTGGCGGCGTGGCCCCCCTCCGTCGGGTCGACGGCGCGGGCGTCCGCGTCGGGGCTGGCGGGATTCGTCATTCATGGGGAATAGGTCTCCGTCAAGGGGTACCGGGGCGCAAGGCGGGCCGAACGGCCGCTGCGGGCTCCGGGTGGGGTTGAGGTCGGCGTCCGGTCAGACCTTGCGGCTCCCGGCTCGGGTCGTAATGTTCGGCCCGCCGTAGCCACTCATCTCGCCGATCAGCTGCGCGCGGATCTGGCGCAGGACCGGCCGCCAATCGAGATGATCATACCCGAGTGAGGCAACCACCTCCTCGGCAGATGGTCCTAGCCCGGCGCGCCACATGGAGCGGAGGAGGTCGCCGGCGTCCGTCGCGCGCCACCAGGCGGGGCCGAACCGATCGCGGAGAGCGGTCGACAGGCTCCCTTCCAGCAGCCAGGCGCGAAGGTATTTCGCGGCATATAGGCCGTCATCCACGTCCGCCAGGTAATTGGCTTCGGGAGTGATGACCCCGGTCATCATGCCCAGCAGGCCGGCGTACTCGGCCCGGTGCACCGCCCACGCCCCGCCGCGATGGAGTCGCAGCTCGTACAACAGCTTGGCGGTGTAGCGGCGCAGGAAAAAGAGCTTGCGGAAGGCCTCGAAATCGAGCCAGCCGCCGATGCCGTCGGCCGGCATGCGCAGCTCATCCCCCAGCCAGTCGGGGTCGGCGACCAGGTACTGGAACAGGAACGCCCAGCCCTCGGTCACGCTCTCGTCGCCGACAAGGCGGTCCGCCGGGGCCAGCTTGGGATTGATGTGTGCGAAATGCTGGAGATGACCCATCTCGTGGAGCGCGCCACCGTAATCGTCGTGCCCGCCCCGGGGCTGGACGACGAGCCGCACGTCACCCGGCACCCGGATCGGGACGCAGAATGCCCGGGACGACTTGGCCGCCCGCGGCTCGAGGTCGAGCGTGATCCCGGGCTGGGTGCCGAGGTCAATGCCCAGCCGCGCCAGGGTTTCGACCAGGACCGGCATCAAGCGGGTCGACTCGAAGTGCTGGTCCCAGCCGCGGCCCCGCAGCAGGTGGGCG carries:
- the obgE gene encoding GTPase ObgE, with translation MFADRVRIHVTAGSGGDGSPSMRREAHVPRGGPDGGDGGRGGSVILTAEAGLTSLGAYRHSPHVKATSGGRGARRRAHGRDGTDAVLRVPPGTVVRRDPDGDVLGEVLAAGDRLVVARGGRGGRGNVHFVTSTHQAPRHYERGDPGEEGWLELELKLIAEIGLVGAPNAGKSTLLAALTAARPEVGSYPFTTTSPNLGVISVESGPDGERSAVIADVPGLIEGAHRGYGLGHEFLRHVERCRVLLGVVNGAADEPAEEWRAVLAELRLHDPTLVQRPLRLVVTKHDLPEARARWRSVGAALRKDGYDPIAVSAHDGTGLDALRAALADALVEADRRQAEIGPEPARRVHRFDPAADGWEVVAEPDGLRVRGAAIERTAARTDFANEESRERFQRRLERLGIDAELRRRGARSGTMVRIGRLELEWGDEG
- a CDS encoding M23 family metallopeptidase produces the protein MVEPTRPVRRRIRAIRAFLARGVLHLLVVVLVVGSGTLGALSAQGALTPDLTTIRVVVPARGAVSEQMAAVQDGQITIELQPPTGAEAVDVTDGTRVLSTPAPEPVAAIPLPAPPPVRSGSAGTSLPWAGPTGYVDGDGSLTWPVPGGYVSQYFWGGHQAVDIAHAYGGAVLAADTGTVVSAGWQNNGGGLVVTIQHSDGRVTGYNHLGAVLVSAGQGVIRGEQIATVGCTGICTGPHVHFVVIVNGVQVNPLRYL
- a CDS encoding N-acetylmuramoyl-L-alanine amidase, with translation MPEPGTIFGRVVPAPGSDSRIYGPNPAAIVVAIDPGHGGCLDWGVPNPYDNRVERSEKALTLAISLALRDQLEAEGVTVVMTRQADVALAGDLYPDLGCHGEAFSDVNGDGYAGFGSLFPEGTRTRDELAAHIDLVNLARADVLLSIHINSLTQDGVVLEIAATETFWTDETPWGVPLSQRLATLVQEEVVTALSGVAPYVRQDRGIDAVNYYVIAPATETGDPREPRRGILMPGVLAEVGSMSLAAEADLLATRDAQEAIAGALVDALTAWFADRFLAVRLDLLAPGGSAGLPPEVEPGEGPMYWPTVVGDLARAGIRVTNTGSDPWPVGVQLLAGWAPTAEPYLARPPRLAPLDVEVPALAPGESVDLELRLPDPPSGVRAVAWITVQVGNAVLSDLGAPALQLDTGPS
- the rho gene encoding transcription termination factor Rho yields the protein MTLGELQEKSVDELRELATEYGIEADGLEHSDLVLKLLDAVPLAQATHREEVVAGEVSGILEIVDEGFAFLRRHGVMPSPDDIYVSSSIVRRFGLRTGDRVVGLSRAPKDQEKYWGLARVDTVNEIDPELARRRPNFDSLVPVFPDEMFNLETDQKNLTQRLINLIAPIGKGQRGLILSPAKAGKTTVLKNIAHGITDNHPDALLMVALIGERPEEVTDMQRSVQGEIYASTFDEPTENHTRVAEMTLEIAKRQVETGRDVIILLDSITRLARAYNLALPASGKTLSGGVDPAALYPPKRFFGAARNIEGGGSLTVIATCLVDTGSRMDDVIYEEFKGTGNMELVLDRKLSEKRIFPALDVLRSGTRREELLLDENTLKMIWTMRRMLSAVGPNEGIELLMQRLGKTKNNSEFLVSLSKSVEASEGR